Proteins from a single region of candidate division KSB1 bacterium:
- a CDS encoding alpha/beta hydrolase: MSVDGVRLFVERHGRGEPVLMIPGLGAGNWLWAKNIHALAKHFSLIMPELRGSGRSDKPDQLYKVALFAADVKAVLDQLDIGQAHVLGASLGGFVAQYFAATWPERVNKLVLVSTSLGGQSQLGPDGDILSRIIRPRGKTSRERLENAYAFHFTEEFRQQHPEELERITAWRTQHPQPEHIYYRQLLAGNAYDGEKLAEKIIAPTLICAGQDDPLVPPQNAHALQKKIPQARLAFFAGRHIFFFEQSRKFNQTVIEFLDESFVVAPLDAKHVEITSSSLEPS, from the coding sequence ATGTCCGTCGACGGCGTTCGCCTTTTTGTCGAACGCCATGGCCGCGGCGAGCCGGTTTTGATGATTCCCGGCCTCGGCGCCGGCAATTGGTTGTGGGCGAAAAATATTCACGCCCTCGCCAAACATTTTTCGCTGATCATGCCGGAGCTGCGGGGCAGCGGCCGCTCGGACAAACCAGATCAGCTTTACAAAGTCGCGCTCTTCGCGGCGGATGTGAAGGCGGTTTTGGATCAGCTCGATATTGGCCAAGCGCACGTTTTGGGAGCGTCGCTCGGCGGATTCGTGGCGCAATATTTCGCGGCAACCTGGCCGGAACGCGTCAACAAGCTGGTTTTGGTAAGCACCTCGCTCGGCGGGCAAAGCCAACTCGGGCCGGATGGTGATATTCTCAGCCGCATTATTCGGCCGCGCGGCAAAACCAGTCGCGAGCGCCTTGAAAATGCCTACGCCTTTCATTTTACCGAAGAGTTTAGGCAGCAGCATCCGGAGGAATTGGAACGTATCACCGCCTGGCGCACCCAGCATCCACAGCCGGAGCACATTTATTATCGCCAGCTTCTCGCCGGCAACGCCTACGACGGCGAGAAGCTTGCCGAAAAAATCATCGCGCCGACTTTGATTTGCGCCGGACAAGATGATCCCCTGGTGCCGCCGCAAAACGCGCATGCGTTGCAGAAAAAAATTCCACAAGCCCGGCTGGCGTTTTTTGCAGGCAGGCATATTTTCTTTTTTGAGCAAAGCCGAAAATTCAATCAAACCGTAATCGAGTTTCTCGACGAATCTTTCGTAGTAGCGCCTCTAGACGCAAAACATGTTGAAATAACGTCATCGTCGTTAGAGCCAAGCTGA
- a CDS encoding alpha/beta hydrolase: MTQRVGKTNANGVELYYEITGSGPPLVLIEGLGVAAWIWEKQTPELSKHFTVVAYDNRGAGKSEKPPGPYSISMMADDLAALLDSVQIPRAHLLGISLGGFIAQDFALRYPAKVDRLILVSTSAGGPDHVPMASEALALMFATDGAPRDLTRRKLALAYSDSFMQKNSEVEHLIDLRLADPQPPAAYMAQAMAGAAFNLSGQVQQIKAPTLIMAATGDRLVPVANAHNLNKKIPHSQLKIYEGYGHQFFVENANEFNRDVINFLSNK, translated from the coding sequence ATGACACAGCGAGTGGGAAAAACGAATGCCAACGGCGTTGAGCTTTATTACGAAATCACCGGTTCCGGCCCGCCTTTGGTGCTGATCGAGGGTCTGGGCGTCGCCGCCTGGATTTGGGAGAAGCAAACGCCGGAGTTATCCAAACATTTTACCGTCGTCGCTTACGACAACCGCGGCGCGGGTAAATCCGAGAAGCCGCCCGGCCCTTACTCGATCAGCATGATGGCAGATGATTTGGCTGCTTTGCTGGACTCCGTTCAAATTCCACGGGCGCATCTTTTGGGCATTTCGCTGGGCGGCTTCATCGCGCAGGATTTTGCGCTGCGCTATCCCGCCAAAGTTGATCGCTTGATTTTGGTTTCGACCAGCGCTGGCGGGCCCGATCATGTGCCGATGGCGTCGGAGGCGCTCGCGCTTATGTTCGCCACTGACGGCGCGCCGCGCGATTTGACCAGACGCAAATTGGCGTTGGCCTACTCCGATTCGTTCATGCAGAAAAACAGCGAGGTCGAGCATCTCATTGATTTGCGGCTCGCCGACCCGCAGCCGCCGGCGGCTTACATGGCGCAGGCGATGGCTGGCGCGGCTTTCAACCTCTCCGGCCAAGTTCAACAAATCAAAGCGCCAACGCTGATTATGGCTGCCACTGGCGATCGTTTAGTGCCGGTCGCCAATGCGCACAACCTCAACAAAAAAATCCCCCACAGCCAGTTGAAAATTTATGAAGGCTACGGCCATCAATTTTTTGTGGAAAACGCCAATGAATTCAATCGCGATGTAATAAATTTTTTGAGCAACAAGTGA
- a CDS encoding PorV/PorQ family protein produces MKSRFLLFIGIWCVLIAGTVGSLMAQDVGNKRIGTAAGSELLIPVGARDMAMGGASIATSWGIDAIYWNPGGLSRMTGSAEAMLSTMSYIADIRVNYGAVGIKFGGFGTVGFSIKALDVGDILLTTTDDPEGLAGRTFSPSIVVLGFSYARSFTDAITAGGNLKLISENLQRVTGSGFALDFGIQYHGVAGFKGVQLGVALKNVGPQMSFDGPGLLRLATPNDSRRPTQYFQTKAASWELPTTIELGLAYTRDVGESVNYNFSGSYTNNNLALDSYKVGGEVMLKMSSLTVAGRGGIELLDKGARDEQIFGPTAGFGFTYKTTGIDLGLDFAYRSVDFFDSNQMFSLRLGF; encoded by the coding sequence ATGAAAAGCAGATTCTTACTTTTTATCGGCATCTGGTGCGTCCTCATCGCTGGCACGGTTGGCAGCTTGATGGCGCAGGATGTCGGCAATAAACGTATCGGCACCGCTGCCGGTTCGGAGCTTCTCATTCCGGTTGGCGCCCGCGATATGGCCATGGGCGGCGCCAGCATCGCCACCTCATGGGGTATCGATGCCATTTATTGGAACCCCGGCGGCCTGAGCCGCATGACGGGTAGCGCCGAGGCCATGTTGAGCACGATGTCGTACATTGCTGATATTCGCGTCAACTACGGCGCAGTCGGCATCAAATTCGGCGGCTTTGGCACGGTTGGCTTCAGCATCAAGGCGTTGGATGTCGGGGACATTCTGCTCACCACCACTGACGATCCGGAAGGCTTGGCTGGCCGTACCTTCAGCCCCTCGATCGTCGTGCTGGGTTTTAGCTATGCGCGTTCCTTTACGGATGCCATCACCGCCGGCGGCAACCTGAAGCTTATCTCGGAGAACTTGCAGCGGGTGACCGGCTCGGGATTTGCGCTCGACTTTGGTATCCAATATCACGGCGTGGCCGGTTTCAAAGGCGTTCAACTTGGCGTTGCCCTGAAGAACGTCGGTCCGCAAATGTCGTTTGACGGCCCCGGCCTGCTGCGCCTGGCGACGCCGAATGATTCCCGGCGGCCGACGCAGTATTTCCAGACCAAAGCCGCAAGCTGGGAACTGCCGACGACGATCGAGTTGGGCCTGGCCTATACGCGTGATGTCGGTGAATCCGTGAACTATAATTTCAGCGGCTCTTACACCAACAACAACCTGGCCCTGGACAGCTACAAGGTCGGCGGTGAAGTGATGCTCAAAATGAGCTCGTTGACCGTGGCCGGCCGCGGCGGCATTGAGTTGTTGGATAAAGGCGCCCGGGACGAGCAAATCTTCGGCCCGACTGCCGGCTTTGGCTTCACCTACAAAACCACCGGCATCGACCTCGGCCTTGATTTCGCCTATCGCAGCGTCGATTTCTTCGACAGCAACCAAATGTTCTCGCTGCGCCTCGGCTTCTGA
- a CDS encoding long-chain fatty acid--CoA ligase: protein MYIGDYLARRCVYTPEKIALVDVAGATAQRFTYRELNERANRLANGLRAAGISKGNRVAMLAYDGVHFYDAFFACGKLGAIFVPLNWRLHGREIEQQIRQTTPKILVHSDEEPMHTIVAHLKTCSDMPRLLPLAADNELDLPKTMSATPADAVTCESLRESDTACLLFTGGTTGKPKAAQMSHGQIVWNMINSMLGDVLGTDTFLNIFPLFHAGGLFAFSIPIMIQGGTVIQIKKFDPAQVLDLIEAERVTIFGGVPTVFQMLTNAPNWGKADLRSLRYCMSGGAPMPVPLIQRYHKEKGVVFRQGFGMTEFGPGVFSLASDDAERKAGSIGKPNFFVDARVVDPATNQPLPPNAVGELVLRGPSAMTGYFGDPEASRMAFDDENYLHTGDLAYIDDEGYFFIVDRLKDMYISGGENVYPAEVEAAFYRHPAVALCAVIGVKDEKWGEVGRAFVVLQENQKIDERTLVDFLREHLASYKIPKSIVFKESLPISGAGKILKAELRKEIS from the coding sequence ATGTATATTGGTGACTATCTGGCGCGGCGTTGTGTTTACACGCCGGAAAAAATTGCGCTCGTCGACGTCGCCGGCGCAACGGCGCAGCGCTTCACCTATCGTGAGCTGAATGAGCGGGCGAATCGACTCGCAAATGGGCTGCGCGCCGCCGGCATCAGCAAAGGCAATCGGGTGGCGATGCTGGCTTATGACGGCGTTCATTTTTACGATGCGTTTTTTGCCTGTGGCAAGCTCGGCGCGATTTTCGTTCCTTTGAATTGGCGATTACATGGCCGTGAGATCGAACAACAAATTCGCCAAACCACGCCGAAAATTTTAGTTCACAGCGATGAAGAGCCAATGCACACGATTGTTGCGCATTTAAAAACATGTTCTGACATGCCGCGCTTGTTGCCGCTCGCCGCCGACAACGAATTGGATTTGCCCAAAACGATGTCTGCGACACCAGCAGACGCCGTAACCTGTGAATCGTTGCGAGAATCCGATACCGCCTGTCTGCTTTTTACCGGCGGCACCACGGGAAAACCCAAAGCGGCGCAAATGAGTCACGGTCAAATCGTGTGGAACATGATCAATTCGATGCTCGGCGATGTGTTGGGCACGGATACGTTTCTCAACATTTTTCCGCTTTTCCACGCCGGAGGTTTGTTTGCTTTCTCGATACCGATCATGATTCAAGGTGGAACGGTGATTCAAATCAAAAAATTCGATCCGGCGCAAGTGCTCGACCTGATCGAAGCGGAGCGGGTTACAATCTTTGGTGGCGTGCCGACGGTGTTTCAAATGTTGACGAACGCCCCGAATTGGGGCAAGGCTGATCTGCGCTCCCTGCGTTATTGCATGAGTGGGGGGGCGCCGATGCCGGTGCCGTTGATCCAGCGCTATCACAAAGAAAAAGGCGTGGTGTTTCGCCAGGGTTTTGGCATGACAGAATTTGGCCCCGGGGTTTTTTCGCTTGCAAGTGATGACGCTGAACGCAAGGCCGGTTCCATCGGCAAGCCCAATTTTTTTGTGGACGCGCGTGTGGTCGACCCGGCAACCAACCAACCGCTACCACCGAACGCAGTGGGTGAGTTGGTGTTGCGCGGACCATCGGCAATGACGGGGTATTTTGGCGATCCGGAAGCGAGTCGCATGGCATTCGACGATGAGAATTATTTGCACACCGGCGATCTGGCTTATATCGACGACGAGGGATATTTCTTCATTGTCGATCGCTTGAAAGACATGTACATCAGCGGCGGCGAAAATGTTTATCCGGCGGAAGTCGAAGCCGCATTTTACCGGCATCCCGCTGTGGCGTTGTGCGCGGTGATCGGTGTTAAAGATGAAAAATGGGGTGAAGTTGGGCGGGCGTTTGTGGTGTTGCAGGAAAACCAAAAGATTGATGAACGAACACTTGTCGATTTTTTGCGCGAGCATTTGGCGAGTTACAAAATACCCAAGTCAATCGTGTTCAAAGAAAGCTTGCCCATCTCCGGCGCGGGAAAGATTCTCAAAGCGGAGTTGCGCAAGGAGATATCGTGA
- a CDS encoding carboxypeptidase-like regulatory domain-containing protein yields MDRQLAFIVCSAALFGFTIFHACTESPFDGTVAPLPTKITGQVDLLDTLNDEKGVYVWLSGLNLGTYTDSTGAFRLELPKNVSKDLNGTFKLYFYVANYNLNTAEIVIRNGQFLYGFAALTAEGRIKDTVRMFKILDVKTIVDPPIVRRGYAGPIDMQVTLQATVDSVAVIFPKSVGGLVGGIFFRHLQTGQIYIDIPDVGADTRETVLIGREPRSRRQVFQLDGTNFRELFLPVGRYHVIPFFFVVHDNLPRELLRSLGEHVEEPTADYLKIPFRRQDGLFQVIE; encoded by the coding sequence ATGGACAGACAATTGGCTTTCATCGTCTGCTCAGCCGCCTTGTTTGGTTTTACGATTTTTCACGCCTGCACCGAGTCCCCCTTTGACGGCACGGTTGCCCCCTTGCCGACGAAAATTACCGGCCAGGTCGATTTGTTGGATACCTTGAACGACGAAAAGGGAGTGTACGTCTGGCTTTCGGGATTGAATCTTGGAACCTACACTGACAGCACCGGGGCTTTCCGCCTGGAACTGCCGAAAAATGTGAGCAAGGATTTGAACGGCACGTTCAAGCTGTATTTTTACGTGGCGAATTACAATCTCAACACCGCGGAAATTGTCATTCGCAACGGGCAGTTTCTTTATGGTTTCGCTGCTTTGACGGCGGAAGGCCGGATCAAAGACACGGTCAGGATGTTTAAAATTCTCGACGTCAAAACGATTGTGGATCCGCCCATCGTGCGGCGCGGTTATGCCGGGCCGATTGACATGCAGGTGACGCTGCAGGCCACGGTGGATTCCGTTGCGGTCATTTTCCCAAAATCCGTCGGCGGTCTGGTGGGTGGCATTTTTTTCCGGCATTTGCAAACCGGCCAGATTTATATTGATATTCCCGACGTCGGCGCCGACACCCGCGAAACCGTGTTGATCGGCCGCGAACCGAGAAGCCGGCGCCAGGTTTTTCAGCTTGATGGGACGAATTTCCGCGAACTCTTTTTGCCGGTCGGCCGCTATCATGTCATTCCGTTCTTTTTTGTGGTGCACGACAATCTGCCGCGCGAGCTGCTTCGCAGCCTCGGCGAGCATGTAGAAGAGCCAACGGCGGATTACTTGAAGATACCCTTCCGGCGCCAAGACGGGCTGTTTCAGGTTATTGAGTAG
- a CDS encoding tetratricopeptide repeat protein: protein MTFSTKRFIIFAGAGALVLIAAFHLLRPWFQESRDAAHLALPAAMIKDVVFFPKPSPSPIDQEPIFDDFIGSDACAACHSEQYDLWRKSTHGRAGGKPSAQNVIGAFNGKSFHYQDAEVTPTVDAEPRYTFTVKQKGFPDEVLTVAAVIGGGHLNGGGTQSYFAEFPDGTLRFLPFDFSRQKQAWFSQHRDTKEWRPTNQLSIDALTEWPPTRILGTENTLANCQNCHASQLLVQYDAPKQRYVTQYKSLDINCESCHGPGRRHVELARADDFTGAEDIGMKPLATLSKDESLKICLSCHAVKDELDNAYLPGKELDRHYSLMLPILAENPHLPDGRVAAFAYQQNHLYSDCYLNGSMTCVDCHDPHSQNYRDIYGRELPGRFDNGQCLDCHASKSQVLEQHTHHPKNSAGSLCTNCHTPYLQHRGIGTHVPFARSDHSIPIPRPAFDAQLGVENACRKCHPQKEISWLEAKTREWYGELKPHKAAVTGLLRAEEVTDRLTASQLLLHPGVKHPMAQAAGLSVFIKRFLQPNMPALEPEIVEKLQALCKEDDLDLKALALMSLHLTLGREEATRRFLLSQLQGLGRREMPVRTRWALALDYLGTRYAGDGEYAKAVAAHKKALEIKSDDPVTLVNLGNACGNQGDLDQAAAWFQAALRVDPAYAQAAANLGTTYARRQDPANAAQAYLQAVKLKPSDPFNHLLLARMYVESGQVELAIAALKIGLTYVPYDREMKWLLRELEAMRVNSK from the coding sequence TTGACCTTTTCTACTAAACGTTTCATCATATTCGCCGGCGCCGGTGCGCTGGTTTTGATCGCGGCATTCCACCTCCTGCGGCCCTGGTTTCAAGAAAGCCGTGACGCTGCTCATCTGGCGCTGCCGGCGGCGATGATCAAGGATGTCGTCTTTTTTCCCAAGCCTTCGCCGTCGCCAATCGATCAAGAGCCGATCTTTGACGATTTCATCGGCTCCGACGCCTGTGCCGCGTGTCACAGTGAGCAATATGATTTATGGCGCAAATCGACGCACGGTCGCGCCGGAGGCAAGCCCAGCGCGCAAAATGTGATCGGCGCCTTTAACGGCAAATCGTTTCATTATCAAGATGCCGAGGTGACGCCGACAGTTGACGCCGAGCCGCGCTACACCTTCACCGTCAAACAAAAAGGATTTCCCGACGAAGTTTTGACCGTCGCGGCGGTGATTGGCGGCGGACATCTAAACGGTGGCGGCACGCAAAGTTACTTCGCCGAATTTCCGGACGGCACGCTGCGCTTTCTGCCATTTGATTTCAGCCGGCAAAAACAGGCCTGGTTCAGCCAGCACCGTGATACCAAAGAGTGGCGGCCGACGAACCAATTGTCAATCGACGCTTTGACTGAATGGCCACCCACGCGCATTCTCGGAACTGAAAACACGCTGGCCAATTGCCAAAACTGCCATGCCAGCCAATTGCTGGTACAGTACGATGCGCCCAAGCAACGCTACGTCACGCAATACAAAAGCCTCGACATTAATTGCGAATCCTGCCACGGCCCGGGAAGGCGGCATGTCGAGCTGGCGCGTGCCGATGATTTTACCGGCGCCGAAGACATCGGCATGAAGCCGCTGGCGACGCTCTCGAAAGATGAGTCGTTGAAAATTTGTTTGTCATGCCATGCAGTCAAAGATGAGCTGGACAATGCCTATTTGCCCGGCAAAGAGTTGGACCGCCATTACTCGCTCATGTTGCCGATTTTGGCGGAAAATCCGCATCTGCCTGATGGCCGCGTCGCCGCGTTTGCGTATCAGCAGAATCATTTATACAGCGATTGCTATCTCAACGGCAGCATGACCTGCGTCGATTGCCATGATCCGCATTCGCAAAACTATCGCGACATTTACGGCCGCGAGCTGCCGGGCCGATTCGACAACGGCCAGTGCCTCGATTGCCATGCCAGCAAGAGCCAGGTGCTGGAGCAACACACGCATCACCCCAAAAATTCCGCCGGCAGTCTGTGCACCAACTGCCATACGCCGTATTTGCAGCATCGCGGCATCGGAACGCACGTGCCGTTTGCGCGCTCGGATCATTCGATTCCAATTCCGCGGCCGGCGTTTGATGCGCAACTCGGCGTTGAGAACGCCTGCCGGAAATGCCACCCGCAAAAGGAAATTTCCTGGCTGGAGGCCAAAACGCGCGAATGGTATGGCGAGCTTAAGCCGCACAAAGCCGCGGTCACCGGATTGTTGAGGGCTGAAGAAGTTACGGATCGGCTAACGGCCTCGCAGCTGCTTTTGCATCCTGGTGTAAAGCATCCGATGGCGCAGGCGGCCGGATTGAGTGTTTTTATCAAAAGATTTCTGCAGCCGAATATGCCGGCGCTGGAGCCTGAGATCGTTGAGAAACTCCAGGCGTTGTGCAAAGAAGATGATCTTGATTTGAAAGCTTTAGCGCTGATGAGCTTGCATTTGACGCTCGGCAGGGAGGAGGCGACTCGCAGATTTTTGCTGTCGCAATTGCAAGGGCTTGGCCGCCGGGAGATGCCGGTTCGTACACGTTGGGCGCTGGCGCTGGATTATTTGGGCACGCGTTACGCCGGCGATGGCGAGTATGCGAAGGCGGTAGCGGCGCATAAAAAAGCGCTGGAAATCAAATCGGATGATCCGGTGACGCTGGTGAATCTTGGTAATGCCTGCGGCAATCAAGGCGATCTTGATCAGGCGGCGGCTTGGTTTCAAGCTGCGCTGCGGGTTGATCCCGCCTATGCCCAGGCGGCGGCCAATCTTGGCACGACGTACGCCCGGCGTCAAGACCCGGCCAACGCCGCCCAGGCTTATCTGCAGGCGGTCAAGCTGAAGCCGAGCGATCCTTTCAATCATTTGTTATTGGCAAGAATGTATGTTGAGTCCGGCCAGGTCGAGCTGGCGATTGCCGCGCTTAAAATCGGCCTCACGTATGTTCCTTACGATCGTGAAATGAAGTGGCTTCTGCGCGAGCTGGAAGCCATGCGCGTGAACTCAAAATAA
- a CDS encoding beta-ketoacyl-ACP reductase, with protein MRLQDKVAIITGAGNGLGRATALRFAAEGAKIVVAELDEDAGRSVVNEILKLGGVANFEPVNVADAEQVQRLVTNTVKQYGRIDILINNAGILADARLVKMGLDQWQRVIDVNLNGVFLCGQAVARVMETQGSGVILNAASVVGLYGNFGQSNYVAAKAGVIGMTKTWARELGRKGIRVNAVAPGFIATDMIKSIPERVVAMIKERTPLGRMGVPEDIANAYLFLASDEAGFITGAVLSVDGGIVT; from the coding sequence ATGCGACTCCAGGACAAAGTGGCCATCATTACCGGTGCCGGCAATGGCCTGGGCCGCGCGACGGCGCTGCGGTTTGCCGCCGAAGGCGCCAAAATTGTTGTCGCCGAGCTTGACGAAGACGCCGGCCGGAGCGTTGTCAATGAAATTTTAAAACTCGGCGGCGTCGCCAATTTTGAGCCGGTCAACGTCGCCGATGCCGAGCAGGTCCAGCGGCTGGTCACGAATACCGTCAAGCAATACGGCCGAATCGATATTCTCATCAACAACGCTGGCATTCTGGCGGATGCGCGCCTCGTGAAAATGGGGCTCGACCAATGGCAGCGCGTGATCGATGTGAATTTGAACGGCGTGTTTCTCTGCGGCCAGGCGGTGGCGCGTGTGATGGAAACACAAGGCAGCGGCGTTATTCTGAATGCCGCTTCAGTGGTTGGCTTGTATGGAAATTTCGGCCAATCGAATTACGTGGCGGCCAAAGCCGGTGTCATTGGCATGACGAAAACCTGGGCGCGCGAATTGGGTCGCAAAGGGATCCGTGTCAACGCTGTCGCCCCCGGATTTATTGCCACCGACATGATCAAATCGATTCCGGAAAGAGTTGTGGCCATGATCAAAGAACGAACACCGCTGGGCCGGATGGGTGTGCCGGAGGACATCGCCAACGCCTATCTCTTTCTCGCTTCGGACGAAGCGGGCTTCATCACCGGTGCGGTGCTTTCGGTGGATGGTGGAATCGTTACTTGA
- a CDS encoding GWxTD domain-containing protein — protein MKKCFLLLTLGMACGIELFAQALTPTSSFVLNVDYARFRNDGQSGYLEVYYGFYPNLLTYRLSNGVYHAGVKLRTQLRNKATQALTVRQHVLLPLAVTDTSSASYRFPFITQTGHIIPFGEYTLDILAVDSLNSSRRDSISLPFKFQPYPETIGLSDVELCSKVAASNQKSDPFFKNSLEVVPSPALVFGVATHPMLFNYVELYNLDPAATYTAKRQIIASDGKVVKESSQPRKYGMRNGVEAGSMNVTAVMPGKYAFRLLLLDESGRELGRSEKNFFVYNPHLQAPAAGPAASPFQSTQLAGLSDAELTKEFQQAQYLATSDEVKMFAQLTSETGKREFLANLWSQIELGRFDRAPIKRAEYLRRVAAANQNFSVLGREGWRTDRGRIYLLYGDPDQIERFPGETESKPYQIWRYFGIEKGVEFVFIDRWGDSNYHLVHSTKRGELQDDAWQRFLQ, from the coding sequence ATGAAAAAATGCTTTTTATTGCTGACGCTCGGAATGGCTTGTGGAATCGAGCTTTTTGCGCAGGCGCTTACGCCGACCTCGAGCTTTGTGCTGAATGTGGATTACGCCCGCTTCCGCAATGACGGTCAATCCGGGTATTTGGAGGTCTATTATGGTTTTTATCCGAATCTTCTGACTTATCGCTTATCCAACGGCGTTTATCACGCCGGCGTCAAATTGCGTACGCAATTGCGGAACAAGGCGACACAAGCATTGACGGTGAGGCAGCACGTGCTGCTGCCGCTCGCTGTCACCGATACCAGCAGCGCTTCTTATCGTTTCCCATTTATCACACAGACCGGTCATATCATTCCGTTTGGTGAATACACTCTCGACATCCTCGCGGTTGACTCGCTCAACTCATCCCGGCGCGATAGCATCAGCCTGCCGTTCAAATTTCAGCCATACCCTGAAACCATCGGCCTGAGTGATGTGGAGTTGTGCAGCAAAGTTGCCGCCTCGAATCAAAAGAGCGATCCGTTTTTTAAAAACTCATTGGAAGTGGTGCCCAGCCCTGCTTTGGTTTTTGGCGTGGCCACGCATCCGATGCTGTTCAATTATGTCGAATTGTACAATCTCGATCCAGCTGCCACCTATACGGCCAAACGCCAGATCATTGCTTCCGACGGCAAGGTGGTCAAGGAATCCTCGCAGCCGCGAAAATACGGGATGCGAAACGGTGTTGAAGCCGGCTCGATGAATGTGACCGCCGTGATGCCGGGAAAATATGCGTTCCGCCTGCTGCTGTTGGATGAGAGCGGGCGCGAGCTTGGGCGCAGCGAAAAAAACTTTTTTGTTTATAACCCGCATTTGCAGGCACCGGCTGCCGGCCCGGCGGCCTCACCGTTTCAATCCACCCAGCTCGCCGGTTTGTCCGACGCTGAGCTGACCAAGGAATTTCAGCAAGCGCAATATCTTGCCACCTCGGACGAGGTCAAAATGTTTGCCCAGCTTACTTCGGAAACCGGCAAGCGCGAATTTCTTGCCAACCTGTGGTCACAAATCGAGCTTGGTCGTTTCGACCGGGCGCCTATTAAACGCGCAGAGTATCTCCGGCGGGTGGCAGCGGCCAATCAAAATTTCTCGGTCTTGGGCCGGGAAGGCTGGCGCACCGATCGCGGACGGATTTATCTGCTTTATGGCGACCCCGACCAGATCGAACGTTTTCCTGGGGAAACCGAATCGAAACCTTATCAAATCTGGCGTTATTTTGGCATTGAAAAAGGCGTCGAGTTTGTCTTCATCGACCGCTGGGGCGACAGCAATTATCATTTGGTTCACTCCACCAAACGCGGCGAGCTGCAGGATGATGCCTGGCAGCGGTTTTTGCAATAA